Proteins from one Embleya scabrispora genomic window:
- a CDS encoding helix-turn-helix transcriptional regulator, producing the protein MFVGRSLEMARFGTALREADEGTPGVVLVGGEAGVGKTRLLQEFLQRAEEQGAVTTVGGCLELGAESLPFAPISAALRTLSRRMGPELAEAAAGRERDLAWLLPDLAPGTIARDGEFDRVRLFELMLGLLERLGTDRTLVIAIEDLHWADSSTRELLGFLFRLLRTGRILIVGTYRADAVGRRHPLRSFLAELDRVHNVARIDLSRLTRAQVGDQLRGILREEPPRRLIRQIFQKSEGNAFFVEELACSIRDGQLTGISDTLRDLLLIRIEELSEDAQKVIRLAAIGGVTVGHRLLTEVSWLDPDRLEEALRTAVSAHVLVPTGDEFQFRHALVRTAVREDLMPGERVRLYATFAEALERCPDLVGADELRGRIATYWFHAGKAVKALPAVLAAAEAARERYAFDERTRLLERALLLWEQVPDPERLSGRRLLDIYIEAVTAARLGSERELAIHFCKRAIELVDPVAEPELAAFLWREKARGLRNLCRSSGRPELNRAKEILDGLPPSKEQARVLAHIARDRMLDGEGGEVVADALIALERAQLVDSPDIESEARKTLACGLVHIGRLEEGMAQLALAEETAIRSSEPDSLVHVLSNKASLMEGLGRHRESTVAARRAMELAAERGLTRTSGSFALGNLAESLLSAGDWADLATLVEKTLDLDPGPQTTRHLELQLVDLCLARGDVRGAKAHLRRSRLAAGSRYVEAQYAIPLARAEIRVAEAQGRLDEAREALVAALAAGCPPGHQRYMWPLLADAAAHEADARTSTVRPRESELKTRQDIADRIAAMAATLKIDCPLDAAYAALVKAESARAAGTDDAELWGLAAGAWELTEQPYRTAWVRFRHAETLLATGNREAAARRLAEAAETAARLDARTLREHIDLLSRRARVGPLTPGESDTTLPALTPREIDVLRLVADGRSNRQIAEELYISAKTASVHVSNILAKLQVTGRGEAAAVAHRLHLVDG; encoded by the coding sequence GTGTTCGTAGGCCGGTCCCTGGAAATGGCGCGGTTCGGCACGGCCCTGCGCGAAGCCGACGAGGGCACGCCCGGCGTGGTGCTCGTCGGCGGCGAGGCCGGCGTGGGCAAGACCCGGCTGCTTCAGGAGTTCCTCCAGCGCGCCGAGGAGCAGGGCGCGGTCACCACCGTCGGCGGCTGTCTGGAACTGGGAGCGGAGAGCCTGCCGTTCGCGCCCATCTCGGCCGCGCTGCGCACCCTCTCGCGCCGGATGGGCCCCGAACTGGCCGAGGCCGCCGCCGGCCGTGAGCGCGACCTCGCCTGGCTGCTGCCCGACCTGGCGCCGGGCACCATCGCGCGCGACGGCGAGTTCGACCGGGTCCGCCTGTTCGAACTGATGCTCGGCCTGCTGGAGCGGCTCGGCACCGACCGCACCCTGGTGATCGCGATCGAGGACCTGCACTGGGCCGACTCGTCCACGCGCGAACTGCTCGGCTTCCTGTTCCGCCTGCTGCGCACCGGCCGCATCCTGATCGTCGGTACATATCGCGCCGACGCGGTCGGCCGCCGCCATCCGCTGCGCTCGTTCCTGGCCGAGCTGGACCGGGTGCACAACGTCGCCCGGATCGACCTCTCCCGGCTCACCCGGGCCCAGGTCGGCGACCAGTTGCGCGGCATCCTGCGCGAGGAGCCGCCGCGCCGGTTGATCCGGCAGATCTTCCAGAAGTCGGAAGGGAACGCCTTCTTCGTCGAGGAGCTGGCGTGCAGCATCCGCGACGGCCAACTCACCGGCATCTCCGACACGCTGCGCGACCTGCTGCTGATCCGGATCGAGGAGTTGTCCGAGGACGCGCAGAAGGTGATCCGGCTCGCCGCGATCGGCGGGGTCACGGTCGGCCACCGGCTGCTCACCGAGGTCTCCTGGCTCGACCCCGACCGGTTGGAGGAGGCGCTGCGCACGGCGGTGTCCGCGCACGTCCTGGTGCCGACGGGCGACGAGTTCCAGTTCCGGCACGCCCTGGTGCGCACCGCCGTCCGGGAGGACCTGATGCCGGGCGAGCGGGTCCGGCTCTACGCGACCTTCGCCGAGGCCCTGGAGCGCTGCCCCGACCTGGTCGGCGCCGACGAGCTGCGCGGACGGATCGCGACCTACTGGTTCCACGCCGGCAAGGCGGTCAAGGCGCTGCCGGCGGTGCTCGCGGCGGCCGAGGCGGCCCGTGAGCGCTATGCCTTCGACGAGCGCACCCGGCTCCTGGAGCGGGCCCTGCTGCTGTGGGAGCAGGTGCCCGATCCGGAGCGGTTGAGCGGTCGGCGGCTGCTCGACATCTACATCGAGGCGGTCACCGCGGCCCGGCTGGGCAGCGAGCGCGAGTTGGCCATCCACTTCTGCAAGCGCGCCATCGAACTGGTCGACCCGGTCGCCGAACCCGAGTTGGCCGCGTTCCTGTGGCGGGAGAAGGCCCGGGGCCTGCGCAACCTGTGCCGCTCGTCGGGCCGGCCGGAGCTGAACCGGGCCAAGGAGATCCTGGACGGGCTGCCGCCGTCGAAGGAGCAGGCCCGGGTGCTCGCGCACATCGCCCGGGACCGCATGCTCGACGGCGAGGGCGGCGAGGTGGTCGCCGACGCGCTGATCGCGCTCGAGCGCGCGCAGCTCGTGGACAGCCCCGACATCGAGTCCGAGGCGCGCAAGACCCTCGCCTGCGGCCTGGTCCATATCGGCCGGCTCGAGGAGGGCATGGCACAGCTCGCGCTGGCCGAGGAAACCGCGATCCGCAGCAGCGAGCCGGACAGCCTCGTGCACGTGCTGAGCAACAAGGCCTCGCTCATGGAGGGGCTGGGCCGGCACCGGGAGAGCACGGTGGCCGCGCGACGCGCGATGGAGCTGGCCGCCGAGCGCGGACTCACCCGCACGTCGGGCTCGTTCGCGCTGGGCAACCTCGCCGAGTCGCTGCTGTCGGCCGGCGACTGGGCCGACCTGGCGACGCTGGTGGAAAAGACCCTGGACCTCGACCCGGGCCCGCAGACCACCCGCCACCTCGAACTGCAACTCGTCGACCTGTGCCTGGCCCGGGGAGATGTGCGGGGCGCCAAGGCGCACCTGCGGCGGTCCCGGCTGGCCGCCGGTTCGCGCTATGTCGAGGCGCAGTACGCGATCCCGCTGGCCCGCGCGGAGATCCGGGTGGCCGAGGCGCAGGGCAGGCTGGACGAGGCACGCGAGGCGCTGGTCGCGGCGCTGGCCGCCGGCTGCCCGCCCGGCCACCAGCGCTACATGTGGCCCCTGCTCGCCGACGCCGCCGCGCACGAGGCCGACGCCCGCACCTCGACCGTGCGCCCGCGCGAATCGGAGCTCAAGACCCGGCAGGACATCGCCGACCGGATCGCGGCGATGGCCGCGACGCTGAAGATCGACTGCCCGCTCGACGCGGCCTACGCCGCGCTGGTCAAGGCCGAGTCGGCTCGGGCGGCCGGCACCGACGACGCCGAACTGTGGGGCCTGGCCGCCGGCGCCTGGGAGCTGACCGAACAGCCCTACCGCACGGCCTGGGTCCGCTTCCGCCACGCCGAGACCCTGCTCGCCACCGGCAACCGCGAGGCCGCCGCCCGACGCCTGGCCGAGGCCGCCGAGACGGCCGCCCGGCTCGACGCCAGGACGCTGCGCGAACACATAGACCTGCTCAGCCGCCGAGCCCGGGTGGGCCCGCTCACCCCGGGCGAGTCGGACACGACGCTGCCGGCCCTGACCCCACGCGAGATCGACGTCCTGCGGCTGGTCGCCGACGGCCGCAGCAACCGCCAGATCGCGGAGGAGCTGTACATCAGCGCCAAGACCGCCAGCGTCCACGTCTCCAACATCCTGGCCAAACTCCAGGTCACCGGCCGGGGCGAAGCAGCCGCGGTAGCGCATCGGCTGCACCTGGTGGACGGGTAG
- the gatB gene encoding Asp-tRNA(Asn)/Glu-tRNA(Gln) amidotransferase subunit GatB, with protein MSYEDALETYDPVMGLEVHVELGTATKMFCGCSTEFGAAPNSQVCPTCLGMPGALPVVNATAVESAIRIGLALNCSIAEWCRFARKNYFYPDMPKNFQTSQYDEPIAFDGYLDVEVEGKTWRVEIERAHMEEDTGKSLHMGGATGRIHGADYSLLDYNRCGIPLIEIVTKPIEGAGELAPLVAKAYVAELRELIRALGVSEARMELGQMRCDANLSLRPKGREKFGTRSETKNVNSLRSVERAIRFEIQRHATVLSDGGTIVQETRHFHEDDGSTTAGRIKEEAEDYRYFPEPDLVPVAPSREWVEELRGTLPELPSLRRARLQAEWGVNDFEMQSMVNAGVLDVILATIDAGADADAARKWWLGELSRRANERGVEVATLPITPTQVARVAALVKGGELNDKLARQVIDGVLAGEGEPDAVVEARGLKVVSDDSALGAAVDEAIAANAGIADKIRGGKVQAVGALVGAVMKTTRGQADAARVRELILERLGVS; from the coding sequence ATGTCCTACGAGGACGCGCTGGAGACCTACGACCCGGTGATGGGCCTGGAGGTCCACGTCGAGCTGGGCACCGCCACCAAGATGTTCTGCGGCTGCTCCACCGAGTTCGGCGCCGCGCCCAACAGCCAGGTCTGTCCGACGTGTCTGGGCATGCCCGGCGCGCTGCCCGTGGTCAACGCGACCGCGGTCGAGTCGGCGATCCGGATCGGTCTCGCGCTCAACTGCTCGATCGCCGAATGGTGCCGCTTCGCCCGGAAGAACTACTTCTATCCGGACATGCCGAAGAACTTCCAGACCTCGCAGTACGACGAGCCGATCGCGTTCGACGGATACCTCGACGTCGAGGTCGAGGGCAAGACCTGGCGGGTCGAGATCGAGCGCGCGCACATGGAGGAGGACACCGGCAAGTCGCTGCACATGGGCGGCGCGACCGGCCGCATCCACGGCGCCGACTACTCGCTGCTCGACTACAACCGGTGCGGCATCCCGCTGATCGAGATCGTCACCAAGCCGATCGAGGGCGCGGGCGAGCTGGCCCCGCTGGTCGCCAAGGCGTACGTGGCCGAACTGCGCGAGCTGATCCGCGCGCTCGGGGTGTCCGAGGCCCGGATGGAACTCGGCCAGATGCGCTGCGACGCGAACCTGTCGCTCCGGCCCAAGGGTCGGGAGAAGTTCGGCACCCGCAGCGAGACCAAGAACGTCAACTCGCTGCGCTCGGTCGAGCGGGCCATCCGGTTCGAGATCCAGCGGCACGCCACCGTGCTCTCCGACGGCGGCACCATCGTCCAGGAGACCCGGCACTTCCACGAGGACGACGGCAGCACCACCGCCGGTCGGATCAAGGAGGAGGCGGAGGACTACCGCTACTTCCCCGAGCCCGACCTCGTGCCCGTCGCGCCCTCGCGCGAGTGGGTCGAGGAACTGCGCGGCACGCTGCCGGAACTGCCGTCGCTGCGCCGGGCCCGGCTCCAGGCCGAGTGGGGCGTCAACGACTTCGAGATGCAGTCGATGGTCAACGCGGGCGTGCTCGACGTGATCCTGGCGACGATCGACGCCGGAGCCGACGCCGACGCGGCGCGCAAGTGGTGGCTGGGCGAGCTGTCCCGGCGCGCCAACGAGCGCGGCGTCGAGGTGGCCACGCTGCCGATCACCCCGACCCAGGTCGCGCGCGTGGCGGCGCTGGTCAAGGGCGGCGAGCTGAACGACAAGCTGGCCCGCCAGGTGATCGACGGCGTGCTGGCCGGCGAGGGCGAGCCGGACGCGGTGGTCGAGGCGCGCGGGCTCAAGGTCGTCTCGGACGACTCCGCGCTCGGCGCGGCCGTGGACGAGGCGATCGCGGCCAACGCGGGCATCGCCGACAAGATCCGCGGCGGCAAGGTGCAGGCGGTGGGCGCGCTGGTCGGCGCGGTGATGAAGACCACGCGCGGGCAGGCCGACGCGGCCCGCGTGCGGGAACTGATCCTGGAGCGCCTGGGCGTGTCCTGA
- the gatA gene encoding Asp-tRNA(Asn)/Glu-tRNA(Gln) amidotransferase subunit GatA, which translates to MTETIRWTAAETASAIADGKVTAVEVAQAHLDRIEAVDAKVHAYLHVDADGALAAARAVDDARARGDRLGPLAGVPLALKDVFTTKGVPTTCGSRMLEGWRPPYDATVTRRLKDAGVVILGKTNMDEFAMGSSTENSAYGPTGNPWDTTKVPGGSGGGSAAAIASFQAPLAIGTDTGGSIRQPAALTGTVGVKPTYGGVSRYGLVAFSSSLDQGGPCARTVLDAALLHEAIAGHDPLDSTSIDAPVPNVVEAARSGSVRGLRVGVVKEFAGEGYQAGVLARFAEAVELLRELGAEIVEISCPNFTYAMPAYYLIAPSEASSNLARFDAMRYGLRVGDDGEHSAEEVMSLTREAGFGAEVKRRIMLGTYALSSGYYDAYYGQAQKVRTLITRDFEAAFGQVDVLVSPTTPTTAFPIGERADDPMAMYLADLCTIPSNLAGNAAMSLPCGLADEDGLPVGLQIIAPAMADDRLYRVGAAVEAGYLARWGAPLLDRAPAL; encoded by the coding sequence ATGACCGAGACCATCCGCTGGACCGCGGCCGAGACCGCCTCCGCCATCGCCGACGGCAAGGTCACCGCCGTCGAGGTCGCCCAGGCGCACCTGGACCGCATCGAGGCCGTCGACGCCAAGGTGCACGCCTACCTGCACGTGGACGCCGACGGCGCGCTCGCCGCGGCGCGGGCCGTCGACGACGCCCGCGCGCGCGGCGACCGCCTCGGCCCGCTGGCCGGCGTACCGCTCGCGCTCAAGGACGTGTTCACCACCAAGGGCGTGCCGACCACCTGCGGGTCGAGGATGCTGGAGGGCTGGCGGCCGCCGTACGACGCGACCGTGACCCGCCGGCTCAAGGACGCGGGCGTGGTCATCCTCGGCAAGACCAACATGGACGAGTTCGCCATGGGGTCCTCGACCGAGAACTCCGCCTACGGCCCGACCGGCAACCCGTGGGACACCACGAAGGTCCCCGGCGGCTCCGGCGGCGGCTCGGCCGCCGCCATCGCCTCCTTCCAGGCGCCGCTGGCGATCGGCACCGACACCGGCGGCTCGATCCGCCAACCCGCCGCGCTCACCGGCACGGTCGGCGTCAAGCCGACCTACGGCGGGGTCTCCCGCTACGGCCTGGTCGCCTTCTCCTCCTCGCTCGACCAGGGCGGCCCGTGCGCGCGCACCGTGCTCGACGCGGCGCTGCTGCACGAGGCGATCGCCGGTCACGACCCGCTCGACTCGACCTCGATCGACGCCCCGGTGCCGAACGTGGTCGAGGCCGCCCGCTCCGGGAGCGTGCGCGGGCTGCGCGTCGGCGTGGTCAAGGAGTTCGCCGGCGAGGGCTACCAGGCGGGCGTGCTGGCGCGCTTCGCCGAGGCCGTCGAACTGCTGCGCGAGCTGGGCGCGGAGATCGTCGAGATCTCCTGTCCCAACTTCACCTACGCGATGCCGGCCTACTACCTGATCGCGCCCTCGGAGGCGTCCTCCAACCTGGCCCGCTTCGACGCCATGCGCTACGGCCTGCGGGTCGGCGACGACGGCGAGCACTCGGCCGAGGAGGTCATGTCGCTGACCCGCGAGGCGGGCTTCGGCGCCGAGGTCAAGCGCCGGATCATGCTCGGCACGTACGCGCTGTCCTCCGGCTACTACGACGCGTACTACGGCCAGGCGCAGAAGGTCCGCACGCTGATCACGCGCGACTTCGAGGCCGCGTTCGGGCAGGTCGACGTCCTGGTCTCGCCGACCACGCCGACCACCGCCTTCCCGATCGGGGAGCGCGCGGACGACCCGATGGCGATGTACCTCGCGGACCTGTGCACCATCCCGTCCAACCTCGCGGGCAACGCGGCGATGTCGCTGCCGTGCGGCCTCGCGGACGAGGACGGCCTGCCGGTGGGCCTGCAGATCATCGCGCCCGCGATGGCCGATGATCGGCTGTACCGGGTGGGCGCCGCCGTCGAGGCCGGCTACCTCGCCCGCTGGGGTGCCCCGCTGCTCGACCGCGCGCCCGCGCTCTGA
- the gatC gene encoding Asp-tRNA(Asn)/Glu-tRNA(Gln) amidotransferase subunit GatC has protein sequence MPGITREEVAHLARLSRLELGAEELDHLAAQLDDIIGAVARVAEVAADDIPPTSHPLPLTNVMRPDVVRPGLTPEEALSGAPAAEEQRFRVPRILGEE, from the coding sequence ATGCCTGGCATCACGCGCGAGGAGGTCGCCCACCTCGCCCGGCTGTCGCGCCTCGAGCTCGGGGCCGAGGAGCTGGACCACCTCGCGGCCCAGCTCGACGACATCATCGGCGCGGTGGCCCGCGTCGCCGAGGTCGCGGCCGACGACATCCCGCCGACCTCGCACCCGCTGCCGCTGACCAACGTCATGCGGCCGGACGTCGTCCGCCCCGGGCTCACCCCCGAGGAGGCGCTGTCCGGTGCGCCGGCCGCCGAAGAGCAGCGTTTCCGGGTGCCCCGGATCCTGGGAGAGGAGTGA
- a CDS encoding alpha/beta fold hydrolase, which produces MAAIVLVHGIAQEYRSAHTLEEEWVPRLARGVKAAGFPEVADRLWKYRHTRRGIDARMAFYGDLLRRHPSQSEMIDEDIQHEVTARIGREWLDRAAVRGSVPPERQRAAREIARLEGGPGETGRTVVLSPTCGLAGLRWFAADGPGSAGGFVNKALTQLTRYLTDDQTRNRVLDRVGAEIGFDTKVVIGHSLGAVVAYELAHRLRRPLPLLITLGSPLGPDTVVDSWVRPQPAQPPAFVENWVNLADRDDLVAADPTLARMFPVPTEGGPVLRGGYTGEHGAEPHKACFYLQRREIGRSVGLAFGV; this is translated from the coding sequence ATGGCCGCCATCGTGCTGGTACACGGGATCGCGCAGGAATACAGGTCGGCCCACACGCTCGAGGAGGAGTGGGTCCCACGACTGGCCCGGGGAGTGAAGGCCGCAGGTTTTCCCGAGGTCGCGGACCGTCTGTGGAAGTACCGCCACACCCGTCGCGGGATCGACGCGCGGATGGCGTTCTATGGTGATCTGCTCCGCCGGCACCCGTCGCAGAGCGAGATGATCGACGAGGACATCCAGCACGAGGTGACCGCGCGGATAGGCCGCGAATGGCTGGATCGGGCCGCGGTTCGCGGCTCGGTGCCGCCGGAACGGCAGCGCGCGGCACGGGAGATCGCCCGCCTGGAGGGCGGGCCCGGGGAGACGGGACGCACCGTCGTGCTCTCCCCCACGTGTGGACTCGCGGGCCTGCGCTGGTTCGCGGCCGACGGCCCGGGCTCGGCCGGCGGATTCGTGAACAAGGCGCTCACCCAGCTCACCCGCTACCTGACGGACGATCAGACCCGGAACCGGGTGCTGGACCGGGTCGGTGCCGAGATCGGCTTCGACACCAAGGTGGTGATCGGGCATTCGCTCGGGGCGGTGGTGGCGTACGAACTCGCGCATCGATTGCGCAGACCGCTGCCGCTGCTGATCACGCTCGGGTCGCCGCTCGGCCCGGACACGGTGGTCGACTCGTGGGTGCGGCCGCAGCCGGCACAGCCGCCGGCGTTCGTGGAGAACTGGGTGAACCTGGCCGACCGGGACGATCTCGTGGCGGCCGATCCGACGTTGGCGCGGATGTTCCCGGTGCCCACGGAGGGCGGGCCGGTGCTTCGGGGTGGGTACACCGGGGAGCACGGGGCGGAGCCGCACAAGGCGTGTTTCTACCTGCAGCGGCGGGAGATAGGGCGGTCTGTGGGGTTGGCCTTTGGGGTTTGA
- a CDS encoding penicillin-binding transpeptidase domain-containing protein, with product MAATLVLAGAGWAAADRWFGGGDDDRLGSAATPGTASGEADRAARTFLDHWAAGRWAEAARLTDDPPTAETTLRSFTVGLEITEPTFTPGPARTAAAGAVTVPFGAAMPVAGLGAWNYDSALTLAKGDGGWIVKWQPALVHPKLGAEAKFRLTKGAAGAPAAKVLDRDGGVLSPADHPSLTPIFAAAGGGAGSGAGSVQLISRATGEVVSTEAEFGAVKPAPGGGPVATTIDPRLQRAADAAVAKHANGRLVGLVAVSIDKGEVLALANAPTTGMNRAFMGRYAPGSTMKVITTAALLSKGAVKPTDVVDCPKYLTVGKQFHNVETSEIRGATFREDFKHSCNTAFVSLRGKLGDDELSRFANDHFGIGQEWKTGIASFDGKVPLPVDETDKSAAMFGQGTVQANPLVMASATATAVSGTFRQPVVIKGQRPTAKGRDLPASVVADLRGLMRATVTDGSAKILADLPGDVGAKTGTAEVTETGPNNGWLVAYRGNVAIACLVEAGITGSGSAGPIVHDILSTTP from the coding sequence ATGGCGGCCACGCTGGTCCTCGCCGGTGCCGGCTGGGCCGCCGCCGATCGCTGGTTCGGGGGCGGGGACGACGACCGGCTCGGCTCGGCCGCAACCCCCGGCACGGCGAGCGGTGAGGCGGATCGGGCCGCGCGTACCTTCCTCGACCACTGGGCCGCCGGGCGCTGGGCGGAGGCGGCGCGACTGACCGACGATCCGCCGACCGCCGAGACCACGCTGCGCAGCTTCACCGTCGGCCTGGAGATCACCGAGCCCACGTTCACTCCCGGCCCGGCCCGGACGGCGGCGGCCGGCGCGGTCACGGTGCCCTTCGGCGCGGCGATGCCGGTGGCCGGACTCGGCGCCTGGAACTACGACTCGGCCCTCACTCTCGCCAAGGGCGACGGCGGCTGGATCGTGAAGTGGCAGCCTGCCCTGGTCCACCCCAAGCTCGGCGCCGAGGCCAAGTTCCGGTTGACCAAGGGCGCGGCCGGCGCGCCGGCGGCGAAGGTGCTGGACCGCGACGGCGGTGTCCTGTCCCCGGCCGACCACCCGTCGCTGACCCCGATCTTCGCCGCCGCCGGCGGCGGGGCCGGATCCGGCGCCGGGTCGGTACAGCTGATCAGCCGGGCCACCGGCGAAGTCGTTTCGACCGAGGCCGAGTTCGGCGCGGTCAAGCCGGCCCCCGGCGGCGGTCCGGTGGCCACCACGATCGACCCGAGGCTCCAGCGCGCGGCGGACGCGGCAGTGGCGAAGCACGCGAACGGGCGCCTGGTCGGGCTGGTCGCGGTGAGCATCGACAAGGGCGAGGTGCTGGCGCTCGCGAACGCGCCGACCACGGGCATGAATCGGGCCTTCATGGGCCGGTACGCACCCGGCTCGACGATGAAGGTGATCACCACCGCGGCGCTGCTGAGCAAGGGCGCGGTGAAGCCGACCGACGTGGTGGACTGCCCGAAGTACCTGACCGTGGGCAAGCAGTTCCACAACGTGGAGACCTCGGAGATCCGCGGTGCGACGTTCCGCGAGGACTTCAAGCACTCGTGCAACACGGCCTTCGTCTCGCTGCGCGGCAAACTCGGCGACGACGAACTGAGCCGGTTCGCGAACGACCACTTCGGGATCGGCCAGGAGTGGAAGACCGGGATCGCCTCGTTCGACGGCAAGGTGCCGTTGCCGGTGGACGAGACCGACAAGTCGGCGGCGATGTTCGGCCAGGGCACGGTACAGGCGAACCCGCTGGTCATGGCATCGGCGACGGCGACGGCGGTGTCCGGCACGTTCCGTCAGCCGGTGGTGATCAAGGGCCAACGGCCCACCGCGAAGGGCCGCGACCTGCCCGCGTCGGTGGTCGCCGACCTGCGCGGCCTGATGCGCGCCACGGTCACCGACGGCTCCGCCAAGATCCTGGCCGACCTCCCCGGCGACGTCGGCGCCAAGACCGGCACCGCCGAGGTGACCGAGACCGGCCCCAACAACGGCTGGCTGGTCGCCTACCGAGGCAACGTGGCCATCGCCTGCCTGGTCGAAGCCGGCATCACCGGCAGCGGCTCGGCCGGCCCCATAGTCCACGACATCCTGTCGACGACCCCCTGA
- a CDS encoding LysR family transcriptional regulator, producing MDLLRHLRYFRTVAEEGHVGRAAERLRVAQPSLSQRIQRLERELGVRLFDRNSRGVALTPAGRVVLAEAAELLAAADRLGAAVAGLRGGVTGAIRAAVPPDLGGAAVAAILTGFPDRSPGGALELRELTTAGQLRELAAGTLDVGVLRHPCAVADLELGPMSYQPLGVLLAAGNALADSTEIGLADLTGCELVLFPREFAPALYDETLTACARHGCTPAAVHDVPAGDFARALVLSGAAVALLPATAPEPGTVWRPLAGTPLAWRTSTAWPRGADGPAVRAFTETAQDALRRHAGVLAERPGRPLFPRPASEFPL from the coding sequence ATGGACCTCCTTCGGCACCTCCGGTATTTCCGGACCGTTGCCGAGGAAGGGCACGTCGGCCGAGCCGCCGAGCGGCTGCGGGTGGCTCAGCCGTCCCTGTCGCAGCGCATCCAGCGGCTCGAACGCGAACTGGGTGTGCGCCTGTTCGATCGCAACAGCCGAGGGGTCGCGCTGACCCCGGCCGGGCGGGTCGTCCTGGCCGAGGCGGCCGAACTGTTGGCCGCCGCCGATCGGCTCGGCGCCGCGGTGGCCGGGTTGCGCGGCGGGGTCACCGGCGCGATCCGCGCGGCCGTACCGCCGGATCTGGGCGGCGCGGCCGTCGCGGCGATCCTGACGGGATTCCCGGACCGCTCACCGGGCGGCGCGTTGGAGCTGCGCGAGCTGACCACCGCCGGGCAACTGCGCGAGTTGGCGGCCGGCACCCTCGACGTGGGCGTACTGCGCCACCCGTGTGCGGTGGCCGATCTGGAGCTGGGGCCGATGTCGTACCAGCCGCTCGGGGTGCTCCTGGCCGCCGGGAACGCGCTCGCGGACTCGACCGAGATCGGGCTCGCCGACCTGACGGGGTGTGAGCTGGTGCTGTTCCCCCGGGAGTTCGCCCCCGCGCTGTACGACGAGACGCTGACCGCGTGCGCCCGGCACGGCTGTACGCCGGCGGCGGTGCACGACGTCCCGGCCGGCGACTTCGCCCGGGCGCTGGTGTTGTCCGGCGCGGCGGTGGCACTGCTCCCCGCGACCGCACCCGAACCCGGCACGGTGTGGCGGCCGTTGGCCGGCACGCCGCTCGCGTGGCGTACCTCGACGGCCTGGCCGCGCGGCGCCGATGGGCCGGCCGTGCGGGCGTTCACCGAGACCGCGCAGGACGCGCTGCGGCGCCACGCCGGGGTGCTCGCCGAACGTCCCGGCCGACCACTCTTCCCGCGCCCCGCCTCGGAGTTCCCGCTGTGA
- a CDS encoding serine hydrolase — protein sequence MRSVRGRITAAFADAGVNGSLHALDIDTGREVEVGADTLYSTASLHKLCLVTTLFREAEAGRVELTRRLELPAGDGRSPGGTGVAAMLDPVTMSLRDLASLTVAVSDNAAADALWDELGLDTVNATMVKLGLTRTVAIEPLRELYAGMREDAGPNGPAALVDPAVVGRLRALDPNRSNRGTPRDLTRLLAAIWRDEACGGEYGAGLRRVLGLQAWSHRLASGFPFDDVRVSGKTGTLPTMRHEAGVVEYPDGGRYAITVCTHSADTAAALPAADAVIGTVGRLAVDALRVR from the coding sequence CTGCGCTCGGTCCGAGGGCGCATCACCGCCGCGTTCGCCGACGCCGGCGTCAACGGTTCGCTGCACGCGCTCGACATCGACACGGGTCGCGAGGTCGAGGTGGGCGCGGACACGCTGTACAGCACGGCGAGTCTGCACAAACTGTGCCTGGTCACCACGCTGTTCCGGGAGGCGGAGGCGGGCCGGGTGGAGCTGACCCGGCGGCTCGAACTGCCCGCCGGCGACGGGCGTTCGCCGGGCGGTACCGGCGTGGCCGCGATGCTGGATCCGGTCACGATGTCGCTGCGCGACCTGGCCTCGCTGACGGTGGCGGTGAGCGACAACGCGGCGGCCGACGCGCTGTGGGACGAGCTGGGCCTGGACACGGTGAACGCGACCATGGTCAAGCTGGGCCTGACCCGGACGGTGGCGATCGAACCGCTGCGCGAGCTGTACGCGGGCATGCGGGAGGACGCCGGCCCGAACGGCCCCGCGGCGCTGGTCGACCCGGCCGTGGTGGGCCGCCTGCGGGCCCTCGACCCGAACCGCTCGAACCGGGGCACGCCGCGCGACCTGACCCGGCTGCTCGCGGCGATCTGGCGGGACGAGGCGTGCGGGGGCGAATACGGGGCGGGGCTGCGCCGGGTGCTCGGCCTCCAGGCGTGGTCGCACCGGTTGGCGTCCGGTTTCCCGTTCGACGACGTCCGGGTCTCCGGGAAGACCGGCACGCTGCCGACGATGCGACACGAGGCGGGCGTGGTCGAATACCCGGACGGCGGCCGCTACGCGATCACGGTCTGCACCCACTCGGCGGACACGGCAGCCGCCCTGCCGGCCGCGGACGCGGTGATCGGGACGGTGGGGAGGCTGGCGGTGGACGCGCTGAGGGTGCGGTGA